A genomic stretch from Patescibacteria group bacterium includes:
- a CDS encoding HIT domain-containing protein codes for MAYYYSPFRKNYVKKNNKNYCPFCDLDNIKKHIITNKKGIQIENKSYYWFVNFFPKFDGHTMIVPRRHIVSIKDETDKETLDRKKIICFAIKQLKKIYPKCGFEIFLQYGQSSNSSIKHLHWHIAPANMNDELRSFEKLGHFYTTKKNQKKILIFPTKIKTSPEQLINILSQSIGYSVLK; via the coding sequence ATGGCATATTATTATAGTCCGTTTAGAAAAAATTATGTTAAAAAAAACAATAAAAATTATTGTCCATTTTGTGATTTAGATAATATTAAAAAACATATTATAACAAATAAAAAAGGAATTCAAATTGAAAACAAATCTTATTATTGGTTTGTTAATTTTTTTCCTAAATTTGATGGTCATACAATGATAGTTCCAAGAAGACATATAGTTTCAATAAAAGATGAAACTGACAAGGAAACATTAGATAGAAAAAAAATTATTTGTTTTGCGATAAAACAATTAAAAAAAATATATCCAAAATGCGGATTTGAAATATTTTTACAATATGGACAAAGCTCCAATTCCAGTATTAAGCATCTTCATTGGCACATTGCTCCGGCTAATATGAATGACGAATTACGCAGTTTTGAAAAATTAGGGCATTTCTATACAACAAAAAAAAATCAAAAGAAAATTTTGATTTTTCCTACAAAAATAAAAACATCACCCGAACAATTAATTAATATTTTATCGCAGTCAATAGGATATTCAGTATTAAAATAA
- a CDS encoding RNA polymerase sigma factor, whose amino-acid sequence MEKIKEKILLTKVRAGDKEAFGQLYDLYVERIYRFIYFKVSRASDAEDLSSEVFLRSWKYISDGAEVKNFKAFLYRISRNVIIDFYRKNYGKYTLNIEDEAIVDNLRANNLIEKIDINIQIKEVMKALDKLKEEYRESILLRFVEDYSISEIAEIMNRSNGAVRVLLHRAIESLKKKLRV is encoded by the coding sequence ATGGAAAAAATAAAAGAAAAAATATTACTAACTAAAGTTAGGGCGGGAGATAAAGAGGCTTTTGGCCAGCTTTATGATTTATATGTGGAAAGAATTTACCGTTTTATTTATTTTAAAGTTTCAAGAGCCAGTGACGCGGAAGATTTATCTTCGGAAGTTTTCTTGCGTTCTTGGAAATATATTAGCGACGGAGCGGAAGTTAAAAATTTTAAGGCCTTTTTATATCGCATTTCGCGAAATGTGATTATTGATTTTTACAGAAAAAATTATGGCAAATATACTTTAAATATAGAAGACGAGGCTATTGTGGATAATTTAAGAGCTAATAATTTAATAGAAAAAATTGATATTAATATTCAAATTAAGGAAGTTATGAAGGCGTTGGATAAGTTAAAAGAAGAATATAGGGAATCAATTTTATTGCGTTTTGTTGAAGATTATTCAATTAGTGAAATAGCTGAGATTATGAATCGTTCGAATGGCGCCGTAAGAGTTCTTTTACATAGAGCAATAGAATCGCTTAAAAAAAAATTAAGAGTGTGA
- the mrdA gene encoding penicillin-binding protein 2 yields MDKNIFPNFSILKKIHDKNDKSGSFLDIGFDKKNRTTDINKNFIGSSFKKENSSIFLIVIFFLLSFLLARVFYLQVIKGDYYFNIAEGNRIKTKIIKAKRGIIYDHEMKQLVYNRPNFFIEIIPNDFFLSNNCDEITDAVGIISKIFKKEEDDDFKEKLKKKLQNIDLISKKPVIIVENINYQSAMKIIYDIKQMSGINMEIGGNREYLLPESISHWIGYTGRISKEEFEKKQKQGYFLNDYIGKSGLEKYYENILKGKDGEEKIEVDALGKEKKIISQKNSKSGNSLLLSIDYDLQEYSEKILKEHLEKENKTKGVVVAINPQNGEILSLVSLPSFSANDFACKIDSEKFQSLINDPDKPLFDRAIKGEYPSGSIIKPVIALSALEEGIITEWTTFLSTGGIRIGSWFFPDWRAGGHGKINVKTAIANSVNTFFYIIGGGYENFDGLGVDKIKIYGEKFGLNAPTGIDLPHEEDGFLPSKKWKAEVKKEKWYIGDTYHLAIGQGDLLITPIQASVFTSIVANRGTFYKPRLVKEILDEEKKVIRKIEPEIVRDNFVSSKNIKIVAQGMRDCVTSGSCRILNNLPIKSAGKTGTAQHIKDKDPHAWFICFAPFDNPEIALTVLIEEGGGGASVSAPIAKEILQWYFEQKNFPIDRKN; encoded by the coding sequence ATGGACAAAAATATTTTTCCAAATTTTAGCATTCTTAAAAAAATTCACGATAAAAATGACAAAAGTGGATCTTTTTTGGATATTGGTTTTGATAAAAAAAACAGAACAACTGATATTAATAAAAATTTTATAGGGTCTTCTTTTAAAAAAGAAAACTCAAGTATTTTTTTAATTGTGATATTTTTTTTATTAAGTTTTTTGCTGGCGCGCGTATTTTATCTGCAAGTTATAAAAGGAGACTATTATTTTAATATCGCTGAAGGAAATAGAATAAAAACCAAAATTATTAAGGCTAAAAGAGGCATAATTTATGATCATGAAATGAAACAATTAGTGTATAATCGTCCAAATTTTTTTATAGAAATAATTCCCAATGACTTTTTTTTAAGCAATAATTGCGATGAAATAACAGACGCTGTTGGTATAATTTCCAAAATTTTTAAAAAAGAAGAAGATGACGATTTTAAAGAAAAATTAAAAAAAAAATTGCAAAATATTGATTTAATTTCTAAAAAGCCTGTTATTATTGTTGAAAATATCAATTATCAATCTGCCATGAAAATTATTTACGACATTAAGCAGATGTCTGGAATTAATATGGAAATAGGAGGTAATAGAGAATATTTACTGCCAGAATCTATTTCACATTGGATTGGATATACTGGAAGAATTAGTAAAGAAGAATTTGAAAAAAAACAGAAACAAGGATATTTTTTGAATGATTATATTGGAAAAAGCGGGTTGGAAAAATATTATGAAAATATTTTAAAAGGCAAGGATGGAGAGGAAAAAATTGAGGTTGACGCCTTGGGAAAAGAAAAAAAAATTATCAGCCAAAAAAATTCAAAAAGCGGAAATAGCTTGCTTTTATCTATAGATTATGATTTACAAGAATATTCTGAAAAAATTTTAAAAGAACATTTAGAAAAGGAAAACAAAACAAAAGGGGTTGTTGTAGCCATTAATCCGCAAAATGGGGAAATTTTATCATTAGTAAGTCTGCCAAGTTTTTCCGCAAATGATTTTGCCTGCAAAATAGATTCTGAAAAATTTCAATCTTTGATAAACGATCCTGACAAACCTCTTTTTGATAGGGCAATTAAAGGCGAATACCCCTCAGGATCAATAATAAAGCCTGTAATTGCTTTATCAGCGTTAGAAGAGGGAATTATAACAGAATGGACAACATTTTTAAGTACTGGAGGAATACGGATAGGCAGTTGGTTTTTTCCAGATTGGAGAGCTGGGGGACATGGGAAAATCAATGTTAAAACAGCGATTGCTAATTCTGTTAATACATTTTTTTATATTATTGGCGGCGGTTATGAAAATTTTGACGGTTTAGGAGTTGATAAAATAAAAATTTATGGAGAAAAGTTTGGATTAAACGCGCCAACAGGCATTGATTTACCTCATGAAGAGGATGGATTTTTGCCAAGCAAGAAGTGGAAAGCAGAAGTAAAAAAAGAAAAATGGTATATTGGAGACACTTATCATCTTGCGATTGGACAGGGCGATTTACTTATAACTCCGATTCAAGCTTCTGTTTTTACTTCAATTGTCGCTAACAGAGGAACATTTTACAAACCGCGCTTGGTTAAAGAAATATTAGATGAAGAAAAAAAAGTTATCAGAAAGATAGAGCCAGAAATTGTAAGAGATAATTTTGTATCAAGCAAAAATATCAAAATTGTGGCGCAAGGAATGCGCGATTGCGTAACAAGCGGAAGTTGTAGAATCCTTAATAATTTGCCAATAAAATCGGCTGGAAAAACAGGGACAGCCCAGCATATCAAAGACAAAGATCCGCATGCTTGGTTTATTTGTTTCGCGCCATTTGACAATCCTGAAATAGCGCTAACAGTCTTAATAGAAGAGGGCGGAGGCGGCGCGTCGGTCTCAGCTCCGATTGCCAAAGAAATTTTACAATGGTATTTTGAGCAAAAAAATTTTCCCATTGATAGGAAAAATTAA
- the typA gene encoding translational GTPase TypA — protein MEIRNIAIIAHVDHGKTTLTDALMQQTGMSKPEDSMDSDALEQERGITIYSKNTSVYYKNTKINIVDTPGHADFGSEVERVLRSIDSVLLVVDAQEGPMPQTKFVLKKSLDLGLKPIVILNKIDKPAARPDIAQEMVYELFLDLGASDEQLEFTTIYAIAKQGIAKTNLDDDSKNLTPLLDTILKEVPIASNKELKNKPLRMQPFNLAYDNFLGRLAIGRIYQGKIKNTSRIIIKNTKEKIREGKISKLFTFEGLKRKEVQSADAGDIVMVAGLPDIFIGETICENKDQNALPAINIDEPTISLNLLINNSPFAGKDGKYITNRQIKERLEKELEVNVGLKIDFSAIDHYKIYGRGEMHIAILLENMRRENYEMQISQPRVIIKEKNNEKFEPFEEVIINVPEKMSGTVIEKLSTRRGNLIEMTPEHSNVKIIFEIPTRGLLGYRNEFVVDTRGQGIIYTRVIGFKPYVGEIKKHDLGSMISMATGKALGFSLFNLQNRGTLYIEANTKVYEGMVIGNVAKGNDLAVNPIKGKQLSNMRSSGADEAIRLTPPLDLTLEQGMSIMSDDEYLEITPNNVRLRKQFLTENERIKISRKK, from the coding sequence ATGGAAATAAGAAACATTGCTATCATCGCCCATGTTGATCACGGCAAAACAACGCTTACTGACGCGCTGATGCAACAGACAGGAATGTCAAAACCAGAAGACAGCATGGACAGCGACGCGCTTGAACAAGAAAGAGGAATCACAATTTATTCAAAAAATACTTCTGTTTATTATAAAAACACAAAAATAAATATTGTGGATACTCCAGGTCATGCGGATTTTGGTTCTGAAGTTGAGCGTGTTTTGCGTTCTATTGATTCTGTGCTTTTAGTGGTTGACGCGCAAGAAGGTCCAATGCCCCAGACAAAATTTGTTTTGAAAAAATCACTTGATTTGGGATTAAAGCCGATTGTAATTCTTAACAAAATTGATAAGCCTGCTGCCAGACCTGATATTGCGCAAGAAATGGTTTATGAACTTTTTCTTGACTTGGGAGCGAGCGATGAACAACTTGAATTTACCACAATTTACGCTATTGCAAAACAAGGAATTGCTAAAACAAATTTAGATGATGATTCTAAAAATCTAACTCCATTATTAGACACAATTTTAAAAGAAGTTCCGATTGCTTCAAATAAAGAATTAAAAAACAAACCTTTGCGTATGCAACCTTTTAATCTTGCTTATGACAATTTTTTAGGACGTCTTGCTATTGGAAGAATTTATCAAGGAAAAATAAAAAATACTTCCAGGATAATTATTAAAAATACAAAAGAAAAAATTCGCGAAGGTAAAATTTCAAAATTGTTTACTTTTGAAGGACTAAAAAGAAAAGAAGTGCAGTCAGCTGACGCTGGAGATATTGTAATGGTTGCTGGACTTCCTGATATATTTATTGGAGAAACTATTTGCGAAAACAAAGATCAAAATGCCTTGCCAGCAATCAATATTGACGAGCCAACAATTTCATTAAATTTGCTTATTAATAATTCCCCATTTGCCGGAAAAGATGGAAAATATATCACAAACAGACAAATTAAAGAAAGATTAGAAAAAGAATTAGAAGTAAATGTTGGTTTAAAAATTGACTTCTCTGCTATTGATCACTACAAAATTTATGGAAGAGGAGAAATGCATATCGCGATTCTGCTTGAAAATATGCGTCGTGAAAATTACGAAATGCAAATATCACAACCGCGTGTAATTATTAAAGAAAAAAATAACGAAAAATTTGAACCATTTGAAGAAGTTATTATTAATGTGCCTGAAAAAATGTCTGGAACTGTAATTGAAAAACTTTCAACAAGACGCGGCAACTTAATTGAAATGACACCAGAACATAGCAATGTAAAAATTATTTTTGAAATTCCAACCAGAGGATTACTCGGATATAGAAATGAATTCGTGGTTGACACGCGAGGACAAGGAATTATTTATACAAGAGTTATCGGGTTTAAACCTTATGTTGGAGAAATTAAAAAACACGACTTAGGATCAATGATTTCAATGGCAACAGGGAAAGCTCTTGGATTTTCGCTTTTTAATCTTCAAAATAGAGGAACTTTATATATTGAGGCTAACACAAAAGTTTATGAAGGAATGGTTATTGGCAATGTGGCAAAAGGAAATGATTTGGCTGTAAATCCAATAAAAGGAAAACAACTTTCAAATATGCGCTCATCTGGAGCAGACGAAGCTATCCGCTTAACTCCTCCACTTGATCTTACTTTGGAACAAGGAATGAGCATAATGAGCGATGATGAATATTTAGAAATTACTCCAAATAATGTCCGTTTAAGAAAACAATTTCTAACCGAAAACGAAAGAATCAAAATAAGCAGAAAAAAATAA
- a CDS encoding aminoacyl--tRNA ligase-related protein — MRQSKLFTKTIKEISKDELSVNAKFLIKAGFIDKLGAGIYTFLPLGLRVHNKIINIIREEMDAINGQEILMPALIPKENWKTTNRWDNFDPLFKIDGKDKKEYALGATHEEVITPLLKKQLFSYKELPVYVYQIQTKFRNELRAKSGLIRGREFSMKDLYSFHTDENDLNKYYETVIKSYFKIFKRCGLKALTYLTFASGGAFSKYSHEFQTIAETGEDTIYICHKCKIAINKEIIKEQSQCPKCGNKKLKEQKAIEVGNIFKLKDRFSKAFDFTYVDKSEKKQQVVMGCYGIGPSRIMGTIAETSNDNQGIIWPEEIAPFSAHLLSLGQNEKADELYNQLKSKNIEVLFDDRENASAGEKFADADLIGCPIRIVVSKKTLEKNCVEIKKRNSEKIELVKINEVFSEI, encoded by the coding sequence ATGCGGCAATCTAAACTTTTTACCAAAACAATCAAGGAAATTTCTAAAGATGAATTAAGCGTTAACGCGAAATTTTTAATAAAAGCAGGGTTTATTGATAAATTAGGAGCTGGAATTTACACATTTTTACCGCTTGGATTGCGTGTTCATAACAAAATTATAAATATTATCCGTGAAGAAATGGACGCGATTAACGGACAGGAAATTTTAATGCCTGCCTTAATTCCAAAAGAAAATTGGAAGACAACTAACAGATGGGACAATTTTGATCCGTTATTTAAAATAGATGGTAAAGATAAAAAAGAATACGCTTTAGGAGCTACCCATGAAGAAGTTATTACGCCATTATTAAAAAAACAGCTGTTTTCTTATAAGGAACTCCCTGTCTATGTTTATCAAATTCAAACTAAATTCAGAAATGAATTGCGCGCAAAATCAGGACTAATTCGCGGGCGTGAATTTTCAATGAAAGATTTGTATTCTTTTCATACTGATGAAAATGATTTAAACAAATATTATGAAACAGTTATAAAATCGTATTTCAAAATTTTTAAAAGGTGCGGATTGAAGGCTTTAACTTATTTAACATTCGCGAGCGGAGGCGCTTTTTCTAAATATTCTCATGAATTTCAAACAATAGCTGAAACAGGCGAAGACACAATTTATATTTGTCATAAATGCAAAATAGCGATTAACAAGGAAATAATAAAGGAGCAAAGCCAATGTCCTAAATGCGGGAATAAAAAATTAAAAGAGCAAAAAGCGATTGAAGTTGGAAATATTTTTAAATTAAAAGATCGTTTTTCAAAAGCATTTGATTTTACTTATGTTGACAAATCAGAAAAAAAACAGCAAGTTGTTATGGGATGCTATGGAATTGGACCAAGTAGAATTATGGGGACAATAGCGGAAACAAGCAATGATAATCAAGGAATAATATGGCCAGAAGAGATTGCTCCATTTAGCGCGCATTTACTGAGTTTAGGGCAAAACGAAAAAGCAGATGAATTATATAATCAGCTTAAGTCTAAAAATATAGAAGTTTTATTTGATGACAGAGAAAACGCAAGCGCTGGTGAAAAATTCGCTGACGCGGATTTGATCGGCTGTCCGATAAGAATAGTAGTCAGCAAAAAAACTTTAGAAAAAAATTGTGTTGAAATTAAAAAAAGAAATAGCGAAAAAATAGAGTTAGTGAAAATAAATGAAGTGTTTTCAGAAATATAA
- a CDS encoding STAS-like domain-containing protein yields the protein MRIELKKFGDMLISRPDGREAYLAMSAYLTKGLNKNELIEIDFSGVKVLTPSWADEVITKIAKEFKNVKLLNTKNSTVQATLKTLREYSELKI from the coding sequence ATGCGAATTGAATTGAAAAAATTCGGAGATATGTTAATTTCTCGGCCAGACGGGCGGGAAGCGTATTTGGCTATGTCCGCGTATTTAACAAAAGGTTTAAATAAAAATGAATTAATAGAAATAGATTTTTCAGGCGTTAAAGTTTTAACTCCTTCTTGGGCTGATGAAGTAATTACTAAAATAGCAAAAGAATTTAAAAATGTAAAATTGCTTAATACTAAAAATTCAACGGTGCAAGCGACTTTAAAAACTTTGCGCGAATATTCAGAATTAAAAATATAA
- a CDS encoding sugar phosphate nucleotidyltransferase encodes MKGVILAGGVGKRLNPLTDPLNKHLLPVYNKPMIEYAINTLVGGGIDNILILLNGLHPGLFLEMLEDGSRFDCEISYRFSKQLGGPGRTLMLAKKWIAHEDFFVILGDGIFFTQLPLMEIEAPHMFISPLNSFDDPHKYGQVKIENNLVKSIVWKPNNIFSNLIQTTCFKFPPDVFSRLDKIDKDIKGEINITTITTQYVQEGKMKYTILPEFSYIDCGTFEALHTASKKAKENFVARL; translated from the coding sequence ATGAAAGGGGTTATCCTTGCTGGAGGGGTAGGAAAAAGACTTAATCCTTTGACTGATCCTTTAAACAAACATTTATTGCCTGTTTATAACAAGCCAATGATTGAATACGCGATAAACACGCTTGTTGGCGGAGGAATAGATAATATTTTAATTCTTCTTAATGGTTTACATCCCGGACTATTTCTTGAAATGCTTGAAGATGGTTCTAGATTTGATTGTGAAATTTCATATAGATTTTCCAAACAATTAGGCGGACCAGGCAGAACATTGATGCTAGCAAAAAAATGGATTGCTCATGAAGATTTTTTTGTCATTTTAGGAGACGGCATATTTTTTACCCAACTTCCATTAATGGAAATTGAAGCTCCGCATATGTTTATATCTCCGCTCAATAGTTTTGATGATCCGCATAAATACGGGCAAGTAAAAATAGAGAATAATTTAGTTAAATCAATTGTGTGGAAGCCAAATAATATCTTTAGCAATTTAATTCAAACAACCTGCTTTAAATTCCCTCCTGATGTTTTTAGCCGTTTAGATAAAATAGATAAAGATATAAAAGGAGAAATTAATATAACAACAATTACAACGCAATATGTTCAAGAAGGAAAAATGAAATATACCATACTCCCTGAGTTTTCCTACATAGATTGCGGAACTTTTGAGGCATTACATACAGCCTCAAAAAAAGCAAAAGAAAATTTTGTAGCAAGACTTTAA
- a CDS encoding DJ-1/PfpI family protein: MNLNNEKLSNKKVLMFLAKKNFRDEEYLEPRKILEEQGAEIKIASLESGEAVGFQGARVNIDLQIRDINVADFDALVFVGGVGIIDFLDDPRLTGLARDFYYADEKIVAAICVAPAILANAGLLKEKKAVSYDSVTNILKDRGAILNSLDVQTDGKIITASGPLSARDFGRAIASALASLGK; the protein is encoded by the coding sequence ATGAATTTGAATAATGAAAAATTAAGCAATAAAAAAGTTTTAATGTTTTTGGCAAAAAAGAATTTTCGCGATGAAGAATATCTTGAGCCAAGAAAAATTTTGGAAGAGCAGGGAGCTGAAATAAAAATCGCTTCATTAGAAAGCGGTGAGGCAGTTGGATTTCAAGGAGCGCGAGTTAATATTGATTTGCAAATTAGAGATATTAATGTTGCTGATTTTGACGCTTTAGTTTTTGTTGGAGGTGTTGGGATTATTGATTTTCTTGACGATCCTCGCTTAACAGGGCTTGCAAGGGATTTTTATTACGCTGATGAAAAAATTGTAGCGGCGATTTGCGTTGCTCCAGCGATTTTAGCAAACGCTGGATTGTTAAAAGAAAAAAAAGCTGTTTCTTATGATAGCGTAACAAATATTTTAAAAGACAGGGGCGCTATTCTCAACAGCTTGGATGTTCAAACAGATGGAAAAATCATCACAGCTAGCGGTCCTTTGTCAGCAAGAGATTTTGGAAGAGCAATTGCTTCGGCGTTAGCTTCTTTGGGAAAATAG
- a CDS encoding rod shape-determining protein, with product MFSNLKKKFTPNLSIDLGTSNVIVHLSDKGIIINEPTVVAINNRTDQILEIGHEAKKMLGRTPPHISVIKPLINGIISDFEVTEKMLKYFIDKLHSDRILSIARPKVIIGVPINITEVEKKAVEDAVLSAGAKDVYLIEQPIAAALGSQININNPSGNLIVDLGGGKTEIAVISLGGIVNSKKTEIAGDKFNQNIIEAIHEEFNILLGQTLAEEVKINIGSAVLLKKEITMSVSGRDLTTGLPREIVLNDSQVRKALEKSLDLIIDDIKNTIETTPPELISDIYKKGIIVCGGGALLKGIDELISQKVKIPVTIVDDPLTCVIRGLAILHEDEKMLKNTVALLENASLIK from the coding sequence ATGTTTTCTAATTTAAAAAAAAAATTTACTCCTAATTTAAGTATTGACTTAGGGACATCAAATGTGATAGTCCACCTTTCTGATAAGGGTATTATTATAAATGAGCCGACTGTTGTCGCTATAAACAATAGAACAGACCAAATTTTAGAAATAGGGCATGAAGCGAAAAAAATGTTAGGACGAACACCGCCGCATATTTCAGTTATAAAGCCCTTGATAAACGGAATAATTTCTGATTTTGAAGTTACGGAAAAAATGTTAAAATATTTTATTGATAAATTGCACAGCGACAGAATTTTGTCTATAGCGCGTCCAAAAGTTATTATTGGCGTGCCAATAAACATCACGGAAGTTGAAAAAAAAGCTGTAGAAGACGCTGTGCTTTCAGCAGGGGCAAAAGATGTTTATCTAATAGAACAGCCGATTGCCGCCGCGTTAGGCTCTCAAATAAATATAAATAATCCTAGCGGAAATTTGATTGTTGATTTAGGCGGAGGAAAAACAGAAATAGCTGTTATTTCATTGGGCGGGATTGTTAATTCTAAAAAAACAGAAATCGCTGGCGATAAATTTAATCAAAATATAATTGAAGCAATTCATGAAGAATTTAATATTTTGTTAGGACAAACATTAGCAGAGGAGGTAAAAATAAATATAGGTTCAGCTGTTTTATTAAAAAAAGAGATTACAATGTCAGTAAGCGGAAGGGATTTAACAACTGGACTGCCAAGAGAAATAGTTTTAAACGATTCTCAAGTTAGAAAAGCGCTTGAAAAATCTTTAGATTTGATAATTGATGACATCAAAAATACGATAGAAACAACACCGCCTGAATTAATATCTGACATTTACAAAAAAGGAATAATTGTTTGCGGAGGAGGAGCGTTATTAAAAGGAATAGATGAGCTTATATCTCAAAAAGTTAAAATACCGGTTACTATTGTTGATGATCCTTTAACATGCGTAATTAGAGGATTAGCTATTTTGCATGAAGACGAAAAAATGCTTAAAAACACGGTAGCTTTACTTGAAAACGCCTCGCTTATTAAGTAA
- a CDS encoding DUF5667 domain-containing protein, with protein sequence MKDLTKQLKSLYKIQPSTEWKVSARKDILAKINSENSPYEANRWAEFLYCIRFSTGFFHNFIMKPAGTMILALLLVSGGGILKVKADSSLPGDLLYALKRSGEKAQMVLVFNKDKKSELQLALVDERVKELNIILSKDDIRDNEMKQAFDNFHKDFTPVRENLADSNIAKKIEDRTSDFQYILAKAQKNVAKNSKKDVNRVIAEINKVNFSALEAMAIESDSNSNDTIAEKIHNKIGETSEKAKNSAVSAEVLAKLDKAKDELSDCNFVMALQIVKESTEILNKTEETTDQSDEQITEDIESASTTIDILEGDDNDIENATSSDELDTELEIDKDKNTTSSTDNILE encoded by the coding sequence ATGAAAGACCTAACTAAACAACTGAAAAGTTTATATAAAATTCAGCCTTCCACAGAGTGGAAAGTCTCAGCTCGTAAGGATATTTTGGCTAAAATTAATAGCGAAAATTCTCCTTATGAAGCAAACAGATGGGCTGAATTTTTGTATTGTATTAGATTTTCAACAGGATTTTTTCATAATTTTATAATGAAACCGGCTGGCACAATGATTTTAGCCTTACTTTTAGTGTCAGGAGGAGGAATTTTAAAAGTAAAAGCAGACAGCAGTTTGCCTGGAGATTTGTTATACGCTTTAAAAAGAAGCGGTGAAAAAGCGCAAATGGTTCTTGTTTTCAATAAAGATAAAAAATCAGAATTGCAATTAGCATTAGTTGATGAAAGAGTAAAAGAGTTAAACATCATATTATCAAAAGATGATATTAGGGATAATGAAATGAAACAAGCTTTTGACAATTTTCATAAAGATTTTACTCCTGTAAGGGAAAATTTGGCTGATTCAAATATAGCTAAAAAAATAGAAGATAGAACAAGTGATTTTCAATATATTTTAGCTAAAGCGCAGAAAAATGTTGCTAAAAATTCAAAAAAAGATGTAAATAGAGTAATAGCAGAGATAAATAAGGTTAATTTTAGCGCCTTAGAAGCAATGGCAATTGAAAGCGATAGCAATAGTAATGACACAATTGCTGAAAAAATTCATAATAAAATAGGGGAAACAAGCGAAAAAGCTAAAAATAGCGCTGTTTCTGCAGAAGTTTTGGCTAAGTTAGATAAAGCAAAAGATGAATTGTCTGATTGTAATTTTGTAATGGCATTGCAAATAGTCAAAGAATCAACAGAAATATTAAATAAAACAGAAGAAACAACAGATCAAAGCGATGAACAAATAACAGAAGACATAGAAAGCGCAAGCACAACAATAGATATATTAGAAGGTGATGATAATGAT
- the mreC gene encoding rod shape-determining protein MreC → MFKKNQKLKLIFFTAVIILLVFLLSINKNNLISANLSKFLNPIQSNSYSFSNRLNIAFVVFLKPDYFKNDNEQTKIIQEIIQNEKNKILLDENKKLKQSLNFLSDNNYLENKKDSFISVYITGRDPLDSSIFIINKGFANGLEEGMPVIVENGILIGKLVSVEENFSHFILITDNRSEISVSINNEEKISGLARGNYNLGLKMELIPIDKKIKEGDIVVTSGAEKFMPKGLIVGKVLNINKKDNDIFQNAELLLSMSLDNIDIVTIFKKF, encoded by the coding sequence ATGTTTAAAAAAAATCAGAAATTAAAATTGATTTTTTTTACGGCAGTTATTATACTGCTTGTTTTTTTATTAAGCATTAACAAAAATAATTTAATAAGCGCTAATTTATCAAAATTTTTAAATCCAATACAATCTAACAGCTATTCTTTTTCTAATCGTTTGAATATAGCGTTTGTTGTTTTTTTAAAGCCTGATTATTTTAAAAATGATAATGAGCAAACAAAAATAATTCAGGAGATCATTCAAAATGAAAAAAATAAAATTTTATTAGATGAAAATAAAAAATTAAAACAGAGTTTAAATTTTTTGTCTGATAATAATTATTTAGAAAACAAAAAAGACAGCTTTATAAGCGTTTATATAACAGGAAGAGATCCGCTTGATTCGTCTATTTTTATTATAAATAAAGGTTTCGCGAACGGTTTGGAAGAAGGGATGCCAGTAATTGTGGAAAACGGAATTTTAATCGGGAAATTAGTGTCTGTTGAAGAAAATTTTTCCCATTTTATTTTAATAACAGACAATAGAAGCGAAATATCTGTGTCAATAAACAATGAGGAAAAAATAAGCGGTTTAGCGCGAGGAAATTATAATTTAGGCCTTAAAATGGAATTAATTCCAATAGACAAAAAAATTAAAGAAGGCGATATCGTGGTTACTTCCGGCGCTGAAAAATTTATGCCAAAGGGATTAATTGTTGGGAAAGTTTTAAACATAAATAAAAAAGACAATGATATTTTTCAAAATGCTGAACTTTTGTTGTCAATGTCGTTAGACAATATAGATATTGTAACTATATTTAAAAAATTTTAA